The Osmia lignaria lignaria isolate PbOS001 chromosome 14, iyOsmLign1, whole genome shotgun sequence genome has a window encoding:
- the LOC117607371 gene encoding acyl-CoA Delta-9 desaturase isoform X1 translates to MYSSTVTQYEEKKEVNGKVEVDVEPLALPAEESSASQPIIWRNVIGIIVLHFLPVYGFVNGYRDAKFWTWIWSIAYGLVAGVGVTAGAHRLWAHRSYSAKVPLRIFLAYLYCMAGQTHFYKWIRDHRTHHRYTETTADPHDARRGFFFSHIGWLMVKRHPSVKKYGSKIDMTDVASDSVIKFYDKYYEIIMVWLCFVQPILLPVFMWGETWFISIHATLIRYVWSLHATFIVNSFAHMWGNRPYNRRVKPTENAAVSFFALGEGWHNYHHSFPWDYKAAELGAYSLNPTTAFIELMARVGFAYNLKTPSKVLVDRTIMKKGDGTDSLWGHQRH, encoded by the exons ATGTACAGTTCAACGGTGACTCAATACGAGGAGAAGAAAGAGGTGAACGGAAAGGTGGAAGTGGACGTGGAACCGCTTGCATTACCGGCGGAGGAAAGCTCAGCTAGCCAACCTATAATATGGCGAAATGTGATTGGTATCATTGTGCTTCATTTCCTCCCCGTTTACGGTTTCGTGAACGGCTATCGAGATGCCAAGTTCTGGACGTGGATTTGGA GTATCGCGTACGGACTGGTGGCTGGTGTGGGAGTAACAGCAGGTGCCCATCGACTATGGGCGCACAGAAGTTACTCGGCCAAAGTTCCTCTACGTATCTTTCTAGCTTACTTGTACTGTATGGCTGGTCAA ACGCATTTTTACAAGTGGATCAGGGATCACAGAACGCATCACAGGTACACGGAAACCACGGCTGATCCGCACGATGCAAGACGCGGATTCTTCTTCTCTCATATCGGTTGGCTGATGGTTAAACGACACCCGTCCGTCAAGAAATACGGCAGTAAAATCGATATGACCGACGTCGCTTCGGATTCTGTGATAAAGTTCTACGACAA GTATTACGAGATCATTATGGTTTGGCTGTGCTTCGTTCAACCGATATTATTGCCAGTTTTCATGTGGGGCGAAACATGGTTCATAAGCATTCACGCGACGCTCATCCGGTACGTGTGGTCGTTACACGCCACTTTTATCGTTAACAGTTTCGCTCACATGTGGGGAAATCGACCGTATAACAG GAGGGTGAAGCCTACGGAAAACGCGGCCGTGTCTTTCTTCGCTCTCGGCGAAGGTTGGCACAATTACCATCATTCCTTCCCGTGGGACTACAAGGCTGCCGAGCTCGGGGCTTACAGCTTGAATCCGACCACCGCGTTCATAGAACTGATGGCACGCGTTGGTTTCGCGTACAATCTGAAAACACCGTCGAAAGTGCTGGTCGATCGAACGATCATGAAAAAAGGGGACGGAACCGACAGCCTTTGGGGACATCAGAGACACTGA
- the LOC117607371 gene encoding acyl-CoA Delta-9 desaturase isoform X2, with amino-acid sequence MYSSTVTQYEEKKEVNGKVEVDVEPLALPAEESSASQPIIWRNVIGIIVLHFLPVYGFVNGYRDAKFWTWIWSIAYGLVAGVGVTAGAHRLWAHRSYSAKVPLRIFLAYLYCMAGQTHFYKWIRDHRTHHRYTETTADPHDARRGFFFSHIGWLMVKRHPSVKKYGSKIDMTDVASDSVIKFYDKRVKPTENAAVSFFALGEGWHNYHHSFPWDYKAAELGAYSLNPTTAFIELMARVGFAYNLKTPSKVLVDRTIMKKGDGTDSLWGHQRH; translated from the exons ATGTACAGTTCAACGGTGACTCAATACGAGGAGAAGAAAGAGGTGAACGGAAAGGTGGAAGTGGACGTGGAACCGCTTGCATTACCGGCGGAGGAAAGCTCAGCTAGCCAACCTATAATATGGCGAAATGTGATTGGTATCATTGTGCTTCATTTCCTCCCCGTTTACGGTTTCGTGAACGGCTATCGAGATGCCAAGTTCTGGACGTGGATTTGGA GTATCGCGTACGGACTGGTGGCTGGTGTGGGAGTAACAGCAGGTGCCCATCGACTATGGGCGCACAGAAGTTACTCGGCCAAAGTTCCTCTACGTATCTTTCTAGCTTACTTGTACTGTATGGCTGGTCAA ACGCATTTTTACAAGTGGATCAGGGATCACAGAACGCATCACAGGTACACGGAAACCACGGCTGATCCGCACGATGCAAGACGCGGATTCTTCTTCTCTCATATCGGTTGGCTGATGGTTAAACGACACCCGTCCGTCAAGAAATACGGCAGTAAAATCGATATGACCGACGTCGCTTCGGATTCTGTGATAAAGTTCTACGACAA GAGGGTGAAGCCTACGGAAAACGCGGCCGTGTCTTTCTTCGCTCTCGGCGAAGGTTGGCACAATTACCATCATTCCTTCCCGTGGGACTACAAGGCTGCCGAGCTCGGGGCTTACAGCTTGAATCCGACCACCGCGTTCATAGAACTGATGGCACGCGTTGGTTTCGCGTACAATCTGAAAACACCGTCGAAAGTGCTGGTCGATCGAACGATCATGAAAAAAGGGGACGGAACCGACAGCCTTTGGGGACATCAGAGACACTGA
- the LOC117607370 gene encoding uncharacterized protein LOC117607370, translating to MSSLTVVHDSRLMLLELMVQNLYMPWKDILDATLMKKTVIMFRMLDNEWTTLMPNRRDYRSYRGSNYQNERFYGGRSVVFALPESTLEKNVSGVDLQLYVSKEVSKYFELERRQNFGFTLVKMDGLLNGIIKDLRERNELEGYFSSALEREPISRSTRGTFPLFDEDVQKTNATIELYVRISFLGKCIITEVYAPISTKKAFYAREESDERYPYQFRELTTVDVESFCWGSLTIIPPVHPDYLTCACKIIPDSFEETTQTKKKKRKQKPTLKEIYLARLALFQELLAKLKELRKNRPEIIEPGGKPKGICPPPCRPISCIYTLPPSVCTSPCQPTVYCLANAT from the exons ATGTCCTCGTTGACGGTGGTGCACGATTCGCGGTTGATGTTGTTGGAATTAATGGTGCAAAAT TTATACATGCCATGGAAGGATATACTGGACGCGACTCTAATGAAGAAAACTGTGATAATGTTTCGAATGTTGGACAACGAATGGACAACGTTAATGCCAAACCGACGCGACTATCGGTCTTATCGTGGCTCGAATTATCAAAACGAACGTTTCTACGGCGGTAGATCGGTGGTGTTCGCCTTACCGGAAAGCACACTCGAAAAGAACGTCTCCGGTGTAGATTTGCAGCTGTACGTATCCAAGGAGGTATCCAAGTATTTCGAATTAGAACGACGTCAGAACTTTGGATTCACCCTCGTCAAGATGGACGGTCTGCTTAACGGTATTATAAAGGACCTCCGTGAACGGAACGAGCTGGAAGGTTATTTTTCTAGTGCTCTCGAGCGAGAACCTATATCAAG ATCTACGCGCGGAACGTTCCCGTTGTTCGACGAGGACGTACAGAAAACAAACGCGACCATCGAGCTGTACGTGCGGATCAGTTTCCTAGGGAAATGCATCATCACCGAGGTGTACGCACCTATAAGTACGAAGAAAGCGTTCTACGCTCGGGAGGAGTCGGACGAACGTTATCCGTATCAATTCCGAGAGTTAACAACCGTGGACGTGGAGTCCTTCTGTTGGGGCAGTTTGACCATCATTCCACCAGTTCACCCAGACTATTTAACTTGCGCGTGTAAGATAATCCCGGACAGCTTCGAAGAAACTACTcagaccaagaagaagaagaggaaacagaAACCAACCCTGAAAGAAATCTATCTAGCCAGATTAGCCCTGTTTCAAGAACTGCTAGCAAAATTGAAAGAACTCCGAAAGAACAGGCCGGAGATCATCGAACCGGGTGGGAAACCAAAGGGAATTTGTCCACCACCCTGTCGTCCGATCTCCTGCATCTACACTTTACCGCCGAGCGTTTGTACCTCCCCTTGTCAACCGACCGTTTACTGTCTCGCAAACGCGACATGA